The Streptomyces sp. NBC_00510 genomic interval GTCCGGGGCATCCGCGGGGGGAACACGATGATCGACGTCATGGTCGTGGACGACGACTTCCGCGTCGCTGAGATCAACGCGGCGTACGTCGCCAGGGTCCCCGGGTTCCGGGTGACCGCCCGCGCCCACACCGCGGCCCAGGCGCTGGCGACGTTGGAGCGCATGCACGTCGACCTCGTCCTGCTCGACCACTACCTGCCGGACGAGACCGGCCTCACCCTGGTGCGGCGCATGCGGCAGCTCGGCCACAGCGCGGACGTGATCATGGTGACGGCCGCCCGCGACGTGGCGACGGTGCAGGCGGCGATGCGCTTCGGCGCGCTGCAGTACCTGGTCAAGCCGTTCAGCTTCGCCGGGTTGCGGGCCAAGCTGGACGCCTACGCGGCGCTGCGCCGCACGCTCGACGGCGTCGGCGGGCGCGGAGAGGCCGGCCAGGAGCAGGTGGACCGCATCTTCGGCGCGCTGCGCACGGCCGGCGCGGCGCCGGCGGACCTGCCCAAGGGGCACTCGGCACCCACCGCCGACCTGGTGCGCAAAGTCCTCACCGAGGCCGCGGAGCCGCTCTCCGCCCACGAGGTCGCCGCACGCGCGGGCATCAGCCGCTCCACCGCGCAGCGCTACCTGAAGTTCCTGGAGCGCGAGGGCCGGATCAGCCTCACCCTCAAGTACGGCGACACCGGCCGCCCCGAGCACCGGTACGCCTGGGCGCGGACCGGCTGACCCGGTTCACCGGCGGGCGAGTTCATGGCTCAGCGCCCGCGCCGCCGCGCACACCACGGGCGCGACGCGGTCCGGCCGCAGCCCCCGCGTGGCGCCGGTGACGGAGACGGCGGCGACGGGGAAGGCACGCGGGCCCAGCCGCGGCCCGTAGACGGGGGCGGCGACGGCGGAGACGCCGACTTCGGCCTCCTCCCAGTTCACGGCGTAGCCGCGGGCCCGGGTGCGGACGAGGTCCTGCTGGAGCAGCCGCGGCACGACGATGGTCCGCGGGGTGCGACGGCGCAGCCCGCCGCCGAGCACCGCGGCCAGGCCGGGCGGGGTCCCGTAGGCGAGCAGCGCCTTGCCGGTGGCGGTGCAGTAGGCGGGCAGGCGGCCGCCGACCCGGGAGATGATCTGCATGGAGCGGCGGCCGGTGAGCTTCTCCAGGAAGACGGTGTCGGCGCCGTCGACGACGGCGAGGTGCACGTTCTCGTGGGTGGCCTCGTACAGCTCCTCCATGAACGGCAGCGCCGCCTCGCGCAGCCGCCGGTGCGGCACCCGCTGGCCCAGTTCGAAGAGGGCGAGGCCGAGCCGGTAGCCGTCCGTCCCGCGCTCCACGAGGCCGACGGCGGTCAGTTCGGCGAGCAGCCGGTGCACGGTCGACTTGGGCAGGCCGGTGCGGGCGGCGAGTTCGCCGAGCGGGATCCCGTCCTCCCCCGCGGCGAAGGCGCCGAGCAGCGCGGCCCCGCGGGCCAGCATCGACCGGCTCTCCGTCACGGTCGCATCCTCGGCGCTCATGAGTGCCCCCGCAAGGGCACCTCGACCAGGAGCGGGCCGTCGAGCCCGCGCACCGCCGCGACGGTCCGGGCCAGTTCCTCCGTCCCGTCCGCACGGACCGCGGGGATGCCGAAGAAGCGTGCGGCCAGCCGCCAGTCGAGCTCGCCCAGGTCGAGGCCGGGGTGGGGGACGGAGGGGCTGCCACCACGGGTGTCGAGGGTGTCCTTCAGGGTGCGGTACTCGCCGTTGGCCATCACCACGAACAGGACCGGCACCCGGTGGTGCGCCGCGCTCCACAGCCCCTGCAGCCCGAACATCGCGCAG includes:
- a CDS encoding response regulator; amino-acid sequence: MIDVMVVDDDFRVAEINAAYVARVPGFRVTARAHTAAQALATLERMHVDLVLLDHYLPDETGLTLVRRMRQLGHSADVIMVTAARDVATVQAAMRFGALQYLVKPFSFAGLRAKLDAYAALRRTLDGVGGRGEAGQEQVDRIFGALRTAGAAPADLPKGHSAPTADLVRKVLTEAAEPLSAHEVAARAGISRSTAQRYLKFLEREGRISLTLKYGDTGRPEHRYAWARTG
- a CDS encoding IclR family transcriptional regulator, with protein sequence MTESRSMLARGAALLGAFAAGEDGIPLGELAARTGLPKSTVHRLLAELTAVGLVERGTDGYRLGLALFELGQRVPHRRLREAALPFMEELYEATHENVHLAVVDGADTVFLEKLTGRRSMQIISRVGGRLPAYCTATGKALLAYGTPPGLAAVLGGGLRRRTPRTIVVPRLLQQDLVRTRARGYAVNWEEAEVGVSAVAAPVYGPRLGPRAFPVAAVSVTGATRGLRPDRVAPVVCAAARALSHELARR